The following are encoded in a window of Oreochromis aureus strain Israel breed Guangdong linkage group 10, ZZ_aureus, whole genome shotgun sequence genomic DNA:
- the LOC116319707 gene encoding LOW QUALITY PROTEIN: prenylcysteine oxidase-like (The sequence of the model RefSeq protein was modified relative to this genomic sequence to represent the inferred CDS: inserted 1 base in 1 codon): protein MGCSLLPLFVAVLAARFVVADPEEHGPVDGAPPSKIAVVGAGIGGSATAHFLRQHFGPEVQVDVFEKGEVGGRLATVTVNHNDYESGGSIIHSLNLHMQEFVKQLGLKYRRNVAGKMAVFNGEEVILEETDWYLLDLFRLWWRYGISFIRLQMWVEEIMEKFMRIYKYQAHGYAFSSVEELLDSLGXSGFINMTRRPLSDSLLELGVSQRFIDEVIAPVMRINYGQNVSIPAFVGAVSLAGAQNNLWAVEGGNKLVCSGLLKMASANLLQAQVNSISPIHSGEGLQYQLSFTTATGTASELYDIVVLATPLQASVGSGVQFQGFTPPFDELPGSYHSTVATIVHGYLNTSFFGFPDPRLFPFASVLTTDTPDLFFNSVASVCPVNISAGFRRKQPQEAGVYKVFSPQLLEKSQLKTLFRSYYSVQVTEWQACPRYSSSQRLPPVELHPNLYYLNGIEWAGSAMEMSSVAAKNIALLAYHRWNRQTDMVDQRDLVHRIKTEL, encoded by the exons ATGGGCTGCTCTTTGCTCCCTCTTTTCGTCGCTGTGCTGGCAGCCCGGTTTGTTGTCGCAGACCCGGAGGAACACGGTCCTGTCGACGGAGCTCCGCCTTCAAAGATAG CTGTGGTTGGGGCAGGGATAGGAGGCAGCGCCACTGCCCACTTCCTGCGTCAGCACTTTGGCCCAGAGGTCCAGGTGGACGTGTTTGAGAAGGGAGAGGTAGGAGGCCGTCTCGCCACCGTAACCGTCAATCACAATGACTATGAGTCTGGAGGCTCCATTATTCACTCGCTCAACCTCCACATGCAGGAGTTTGTCAAGCAGCTGG GTTTGAAGTATCGTCGCAACGTGGCCGGAAAGATGGCGGTGTTTAACGGCGAAGAGGTGATTCTGGAGGAGACGGACTGGTACCTGCTCGACCTGTTCCGGCTGTGGTGGCGCTACGGTATTAGCTTCATACGTCTGCAGATGTGGGTGGAGGAGATTATGGAGAAGTTTATGAG GATCTACAAATACCAGGCCCACGGCTACGCCTTTAGCTCCGTAGAGGAACTGCTGGACTCTCTCG GCAGCGGCTTCATCAACATGACCCGGAGGCCGCTGTCCGATTCGCTGCTGGAGCTGGGTGTGTCCCAACGCTTCATTGATGAGGTTATCGCACCCGTGATGAGGATCAACTACGGACAGAATGTCAGCATCCCCGCCTTTGTAG gagcTGTGTCTTTAGCTGGTGCCCAGAACAACCTGTGGGCGGTGGAAGGAGGCAACAAGCTGGTGTGTTCAGGCCTGCTGAAAATGGCCAGTGCTAACCTGCTGCAGGCGCAGGTCAACTCCATCTCTCCCATCCACTCAG GAGAGGGACTCCAGTACCAGCTGAGCTTCACCACGGCAACAGGGACGGCATCAGAGCTGTATGACATTGTAGTGTTGGCGACGCCTCTACAGGCTAGCGTCGGGTCTGGAGTCCAGTTTCAAGGTTTCACGCCTCCGTTTGATGAGCTGCCTGGCAGCTATCACAGCACTGTAGCAACCATCGTCCATGGTTACCTCAACACTTCTTTCTTTGGGTTCCCGGATCCCCGTCTGTTCCCTTTCGCCAGTGTCTTGACGACCGACACACCTGATCTGTTCTTTAACAGCGTGGCTAGTGTTTGTCCCGTCAACATCTCAGCAGGGTTCCGGCGTAAGCAGCCGCAGGAGGCTGGAGTCTACAAGGTGTTCTCCCCACAGCTGCTGGAAAAGTCTCAGCTCAAAACGCTATTCAG GTCGTACTACTCAGTGCAGGTGACGGAGTGGCAGGCCTGCCCTCGCTACAGCAGCAGCCAGCGACTGCCACCTGTGGAGCTGCACCCCAATCTCTACTACCTCAATGGGATTGAGTGGGCTGGTAGTGCCATGGAGATGAGCTCAGTGGCTGCCAAAAACATCGCCCTGCTAGCCTACCACCGCTGgaatagacagacagacatggTGGACCAGAGAGATCTGGTGCATAGGATCAAGACCGAACTATAA